Proteins encoded in a region of the Phacochoerus africanus isolate WHEZ1 chromosome 8, ROS_Pafr_v1, whole genome shotgun sequence genome:
- the TPRX2 gene encoding tetrapeptide repeat homeobox protein 2, protein MEEPGKIHRRGTGATSRSGHPKRQRQERTVYTKVQLEMLEKFFKKNEFPGYQDRLRLAASLRLEEHKVQVWFKNRRAKRSRLERLAKGQGQGTPDAPTDPGGCRRRLRRCRRPRVPRGPGFLAPPSAQPRGDAPCPGAQRLQRRPGPVGPGPRRPGGDSFADGEDLASRQLLNLSVIVAAKSCRPRGVGPRGAHVDAGSG, encoded by the exons GTGCCACGAGCCGTTCAGGACACCCGAAGAGGCAGCGGCAGGAGCGCACGGTGTACACCAAAGTGCAGTTGGAGATGCTGGAAAAATTCTTCAAGAAGAATGAGTTTCCGGGCTACCAGGACCGCCTGCGCCTGGCGGCCAGCCTCAGGCTAGAGGAGCACAAAGTGCAG GTCTGGTTCAAGAATCGCCGGGCCAAACGCTCCCGGCTGGAGAGACTGGCCAAGGGCCAAGGCCAGGGGACCCCCGATGCTCCCACCGACCCCGGCGGTTGtcgccgccgcctccgccgctGCCGCAGGCCCCGCGTTCCCAGAGGACCCGGGTTTCTGGCGCCCCCCTCCGCCCAGCCCCGCGGGGATGCTCCCTGCCCCGGAGCCCAGCGTCTCCAGCGGCGGCCCGGCCCTGTGGGGCCCGGCCCAAGGCGCCCGGGCGGAG ATAGCTTTGCGGATGGGGAGGACTTAGCCTCCAGGCAGTTACTGAATTTATCGGTCATTGTCGCGGCAAAATCCTGCAGACCCCGCGGTGTCGGCCCGCGCGGCGCCCACGTGGATGCGGGGAGTGGCTGA